A single region of the Hippoglossus hippoglossus isolate fHipHip1 chromosome 17, fHipHip1.pri, whole genome shotgun sequence genome encodes:
- the LOC117777764 gene encoding uncharacterized protein LOC117777764 — protein MTLPGPNGGSLHFGANCAVPNSGPQDPGLHSNSQDPGPSFHPQHHVSARPFFYIHPPPPPPFLQYQWPMPFSYNPFAGYPGMGYGMVMPSFPPPPYMDPSAYLLPQPHIQAVDYRRLLHPQVHAPSAPFHNPNQTRRTRPPHTVQYRETMNSEVQTEPTHREAGGYGGGSPLASSDSGNGTTSNSPSSSSSPLKRDPASVENHNLPSSNAEDFQLNKASKSITVKHGSNIPHPTKTVHSCIRETQETQKSCTDTICQETVPPCRSAHCNMWSVSSSDSMVPICSSSQEENEVAKERRVSIPDILMSWGGGTPQCKVIKMTDKMLPHCNHQVSSQTELEHERPLHRSPTVTQDAPVMTDSTHGNDAVGILSSKASETFFKILKLPKISDEQEDGNETNLEEDTPEVSHNEMPFNSYRMRRKMNESVWSVESLPLFAPSKEWLLQNGMLEPDVIVEMTEEAENCGQSGESDDLIVQAGKMKQHCRTPPKVPELDYEMYASEMKGPTQGQCITPENVPLITMTGLQNKIKSPLTAKDVDENGSSEPEANRSPNQEPLIVNGQKERSPCPLALEAVLLLNPTVRKEISFADHLIVQNVVDIEVADETRGNEEVSRLGNEQLCVPVAKPIMTEVSPSKGHLVDCGIQCTELQERCPCREVMDDMETKRRHRLKYSDVKMANNGQDEGFGGHMQRNQKRHYQRRNKVSEEYGRQHEAFSGYYGKSGKSRGGNGRNTRC, from the exons ATGACTCTTCCAGGACCAAATGGAGGGAGCCTACACTTCGGCGCTAACTGTGCCGTACCAAACTCTGGGCCGCAGGATCCAGGACTGCACAGCAACAGTCAAGACCCTGGACCTTCATTTCATCCCCAACACCATGTCTCTGCACGCCCTTTCTTCTACAttcatcctccacctccacccccttTCCTCCAATACCAGTGGCCCATGCCCTTCTCATATAACCCATTTGCTGGCTATCCAGGCATGG GCTATGGTATGGTCATGCCCTCATTTCCCCCTCCCCCCTACATGGATCCTTCAGCCTACCTTCTTCCCCAGCCTCATATCCAAGCAGTTGACTACAGACGGTTGCTCCACCCCCAGGTCCATGCTCCCAGTGCTCCCTTCCACAACCCAAACCAGACCCGCAGAACTCGCCccccacatacagtacagtacagagAAACCATGAACTCTGAGGTCCAGACAGagcccacacacagagaggcggGTGGTTATGGTGGAGGAAGCCCACTTGCCAGCTCAGATTCTGGTAATGGAACAACCTCAAACTCTCCATCTTCAAGCTCCAGTCCCCTAAAAAGAGACCCTGCCAGTGTTGAGAATCACAACTTGCCTAGCAGTAATGCAGAGGACTTCCAGCTTAACAAGGCCAGTAAAAGTATCACGGTGAAACATGGGAGCAACATCCCACATCCTACGAAGACTGTCCATTCATGTATCAGAGAAACTCAAGAAACACAAAAGAGCTGTACAGATACTATTTGTCAGGAGACTGTTCCCCCTTGCAGAAGCGCTCACTGTAATATGTGGTCAGTGAGTTCTTCGGATAGTATGGTCCCTATCTGTAGCTCTTCTCAAGAAGAGAATGAGGTTGCCAAAGAGAGGCGTGTCTCTATTCCTGACATTCTGATGAGTTGGGGAGGTGGGACTCCACAATGCAAAGTGATAAAAATGACAGACAAGATGCTGCCTCATTGCAACCACCAGGTGTCGTCACAAACTGAATTGGAGCATGAAAGGCCTCTTCACCGGAGCCCGACTGTGACTCAGGATGCTCCAGTGATGACTGACAGTACTCATGGTAATGATGCCGTGGGTATCTTGAGTTCAAAGGCcagtgaaacattttttaagatCCTCAAACTACCTAAGATCTCAGATGAGCAAGAAGATGGCAATGAGACCAATCTAGAGGAAGACACTCCAGAAGTCAGTCACAATGAAATGCCTTTTAATAGCTACAGGATGAGGAGAAAAATGAACGAGTCTGTTTGGTCTGTGGAGTCTCTACCTCTCTTTGCCCCCTCTAAGGAGTGGCTACTGCAGAATGGCATGCTAGAACCTGACGTAATTGTTGAGATGACAGAGGAAGCTGAAAATTGCGGACAGTCAGGAGAAAGTGACGACCTAATTGTCCAAGCTGGTAAGATGAAGCAGCATTGCAGGACTCCACCAAAGGTGCCAGAGTTGGATTATGAAATGTATGCTTCTGAAATGAAAGGACCAACACAAGGCCAATGCATAACTCCAGAAAACGTTCCCTTGATTACCATGACTGGCCtgcagaacaaaataaaatctcccCTCACTGCCAAGGATGTGGATGAAAATGGGTCTTCTGAACCTGAGGCTAATCGAAGCCCAAACCAGGAACCTCTTATTGTAAATGGGCAAAAGGAGAGAAGCCCCTGTCCTCTTGCACTTGAGGCAGTGCTCCTCTTGAACCCTACAGTGAGAAAGGAAATCTCTTTTGCAGATCACCTGATTGTACAAAACGTAGTAGACATTGAGGTGGCGGATGAAACACGTGGGAACGAAGAAGTCAGTCGTCTGGGAAATGAGCAGTTGTGTGTACCAGTGGCTAAACCGATTATGACTGAAGTGTCTCCATCAAAGGGACATTTAGTGGATTGTGGCATTCAGTGTACTGAGTTACAGGAGCGGTGTCCTTGTAGAGAGGTGATGGATGacatggaaacaaaaagaagGCATCGCTTAAAATATTCAG ATGTGAAGATGGCAAACAATGGACAGGATGAAGGATTTGGAGGACACATGCAGAGAAACCAGAAGAGGCATTACCAGCGGAGGAACAAGGTTTCAG AAGAGTACGGCCGGCAGCATGAAGCTTTCAGCGGCTACTATGGCAAATCTGGAAAATCGAGAG GTGGAAATGGAAGGAATACAAGGTGCTGA